From Leptospira stimsonii, the proteins below share one genomic window:
- a CDS encoding LIC11113 family protein — translation MRREFRKGVTLTDSSKPFRRNRFFFVWILLLMVSIFGNISSEPDPTRSAQEEFKSFLREFQKNPSESLAQSFRRKHGSVPVTPCSFEESGRFEKVIYLSYSCKEEKFPGFIYLGSQWSSWKNNPERIALGEVLKIGKKTYLEVKPSHDLGVEEHSSWDPKKKPNKEIHSDKPRPQKDPKDNFGLQYFLSIAKHPAKRALNSGKEIFFDSSCPLIFLKKDSDFYWDKATYFSFQASCIPSSPYSYIRIKSDFLGKIRLDDKDTDQIQEGAKYLGKLKIHSIEPDKIVWQDAEIYNE, via the coding sequence ATGAGAAGAGAATTCAGGAAAGGCGTTACTCTAACCGATTCTTCGAAACCGTTTCGTAGGAACCGATTCTTCTTTGTCTGGATTCTACTTTTAATGGTCTCAATCTTCGGAAACATTTCCTCCGAACCCGATCCAACCCGAAGTGCACAAGAAGAATTCAAATCCTTCCTGAGAGAATTCCAAAAGAATCCTTCCGAATCGCTTGCCCAATCCTTCCGGAGAAAACACGGATCCGTTCCGGTCACTCCTTGTTCTTTTGAAGAATCCGGTCGTTTTGAAAAAGTGATCTATCTCTCTTACAGTTGTAAGGAGGAAAAATTTCCCGGTTTTATCTATCTCGGTTCTCAGTGGAGTTCTTGGAAAAACAATCCGGAACGAATCGCTCTTGGAGAAGTGCTTAAGATCGGAAAGAAAACGTATCTTGAAGTAAAACCGTCTCACGATCTAGGCGTCGAAGAACATTCCTCTTGGGATCCGAAAAAGAAACCCAATAAGGAAATCCATTCCGATAAACCCCGCCCTCAAAAAGATCCAAAGGACAATTTTGGTCTTCAGTATTTTTTGAGCATCGCCAAACATCCGGCAAAAAGGGCCTTAAACTCCGGAAAAGAAATCTTCTTCGATTCATCCTGCCCTTTGATTTTTCTAAAAAAGGATTCCGATTTTTATTGGGACAAGGCCACGTATTTTTCGTTTCAGGCGAGTTGTATTCCCTCTTCGCCGTATTCTTATATCCGGATCAAATCCGACTTTTTAGGAAAGATTCGTCTGGACGACAAGGACACGGATCAGATTCAGGAAGGCGCCAAGTATCTCGGAAAATTAAAAATCCATTCCATCGAACCGGATAAAATTGTCTGGCAAGACGCGGAAATCTACAATGAATAA
- a CDS encoding ATP-binding response regulator: MRILFLDDEEVIRDLFREIFGSLHDLTLAGTAEEALEISKNHTFDLIVTDVRLPKMSGIDFVSRLRDMGVNTPFIVITGNQDIEVSIRALRLGAVDFFIKPFRMDAIRHSLQKFENLFISSQELISKNHFQLTESKQQFAIKPSLKNLNQYVNLVMRSISLIPGIHTDDILAIKLALYELLGNSIEHGSAGINYEKKSTLLSSDVNYFDHVDKICDALNEVVQLEVRFENQKIYVLLRDHGAGFDPAKVPDPVTDPNASHLSGRGIFLVRMNVDELIYNEVGNEVRFSKTLKKAVETQQSKVNTG, from the coding sequence ATGCGAATCTTATTCTTAGATGACGAAGAAGTAATTCGAGATTTGTTCCGAGAAATATTCGGTTCTTTGCATGATCTTACCCTCGCCGGAACCGCCGAAGAAGCCCTCGAAATCAGTAAAAACCACACTTTTGATCTGATCGTAACCGACGTTCGTCTTCCAAAGATGAGCGGGATCGACTTCGTTTCCAGACTCAGAGATATGGGGGTCAACACTCCGTTCATCGTGATCACGGGAAACCAGGATATCGAAGTTTCCATCCGGGCGCTTCGCCTTGGTGCCGTGGATTTTTTTATAAAACCCTTTCGAATGGACGCGATCCGTCATTCCCTCCAGAAATTCGAAAATTTATTTATTTCCAGTCAAGAGTTGATCAGTAAGAATCACTTTCAACTCACCGAATCCAAACAACAATTCGCGATCAAACCGAGCCTTAAAAACCTAAACCAATACGTTAATCTCGTGATGCGGTCGATCTCGTTGATCCCCGGAATTCATACGGACGATATTCTCGCGATCAAACTGGCGCTCTATGAACTCCTCGGAAACTCGATCGAACACGGTTCGGCGGGAATCAACTACGAAAAGAAATCTACGCTTCTTTCCTCGGACGTAAACTATTTCGATCACGTCGACAAGATCTGCGACGCATTGAACGAGGTCGTTCAACTCGAAGTTCGCTTTGAAAATCAGAAAATTTACGTTTTGTTAAGAGACCACGGAGCGGGTTTCGATCCGGCCAAGGTTCCCGATCCCGTCACCGATCCGAACGCAAGCCACCTTTCCGGAAGAGGAATTTTTTTAGTCCGTATGAACGTGGATGAATTGATCTACAACGAGGTTGGAAACGAGGTTCGTTTTAGCAAAACCCTAAAAAAAGCCGTGGAAACCCAACAATCAAAAGTAAACACCGGCTGA
- a CDS encoding S1C family serine protease, translating into MILSQFVSKSFLSKVLFVFFLSFALCDSLFAETILVHFRKFSHQNPWQKGAHYEKKIPAIIANPDFILALLPPGEFPLFSEMNPETRPGTRLYIFKHDPETGLALFSHRGKFSEKRRAHFLGAHQAGCSHFFPKLEWSNPDFSNSILRMSKHQKEDSNERKFLYSKNGICGYSDGRWNIPAEYLSSFLHNASSNPITHPGFYFDDALTVPEKNFYFPDSSFGIVVSEVLPGIGPVHNLFPGDAIYSINGQKFSSAPNRQEIYSRILSHNHHHSPPGTQITLGVFRAGKRREISYNLKPYSEEFFFIPSKSGTKPPSYLISGGLFFTELTGAYLKESGDKYRENSDKKLLYLYESYNKKSHPEKNRLVFISRVFPDGENQGFHDFQDQILESVNDKRVRSLSDLKEILNENQEEYVVFRFSGNRIATFEKDQLRSLNQKILVNYNLDKLDNLE; encoded by the coding sequence ATGATCCTATCTCAATTCGTATCGAAGTCCTTTCTTTCAAAAGTTCTTTTCGTTTTTTTCTTAAGCTTCGCGCTTTGCGATTCGTTATTTGCGGAGACGATTCTCGTTCATTTCCGAAAATTCTCCCATCAAAACCCTTGGCAGAAAGGCGCGCACTACGAAAAAAAAATTCCGGCGATCATCGCAAATCCGGATTTTATCCTCGCGCTACTTCCTCCCGGAGAATTTCCACTCTTCTCCGAAATGAATCCGGAGACAAGACCGGGAACCCGTTTGTATATTTTCAAACACGATCCGGAAACGGGGCTCGCCCTTTTTTCTCACAGGGGAAAGTTTTCCGAAAAAAGACGCGCACATTTTTTAGGAGCGCATCAAGCCGGATGTTCCCATTTTTTCCCGAAATTGGAATGGTCCAATCCCGACTTCTCGAACTCCATTCTTCGAATGAGCAAACACCAAAAAGAAGATTCAAATGAAAGAAAATTCTTATATTCAAAAAATGGAATCTGCGGTTATTCGGACGGTCGATGGAACATTCCCGCGGAGTATCTGAGTTCCTTTCTTCACAATGCTTCGAGCAATCCGATCACTCATCCAGGATTTTATTTCGACGACGCCCTTACGGTTCCCGAGAAAAATTTCTATTTTCCGGATTCTTCCTTCGGAATTGTGGTTTCGGAAGTGCTTCCAGGAATCGGTCCGGTTCACAATTTATTTCCTGGAGACGCGATCTATAGCATCAACGGACAGAAATTTTCGTCGGCTCCGAATCGTCAGGAAATTTATTCGAGAATTCTTTCTCACAATCACCACCATTCCCCTCCCGGAACTCAGATTACTCTCGGAGTTTTTCGCGCCGGTAAAAGAAGGGAAATCTCCTACAATCTAAAGCCGTATTCGGAAGAATTCTTTTTTATTCCCTCTAAGTCGGGAACCAAACCTCCTTCGTATCTCATCTCCGGCGGTTTGTTTTTCACTGAACTGACGGGCGCCTATTTGAAGGAATCCGGAGACAAATACCGTGAAAACTCCGATAAAAAACTTCTCTACCTATACGAATCGTATAACAAAAAGTCTCATCCCGAAAAGAATCGCCTCGTCTTTATCAGCCGAGTTTTTCCAGACGGAGAAAATCAGGGATTTCACGATTTTCAGGATCAAATCTTAGAATCCGTGAACGACAAACGGGTTCGTTCCCTTTCCGACTTAAAAGAAATCTTAAACGAGAATCAAGAAGAGTATGTAGTCTTTCGTTTTTCCGGAAATCGGATTGCGACGTTTGAAAAGGATCAATTGCGATCCTTAAATCAGAAGATTCTTGTAAATTATAATCTTGATAAACTCGACAATTTAGAGTGA
- a CDS encoding S1C family serine protease translates to MNKKTFQNILLFLSIVLGSSLSAQNGNSADLKALLDSVVIIRSDTFSEKEEQSGYSEKSITRDAGTGMIISGNRILTNAHVVSNSSYLKVKHFNSSKFYKASVQHLGFDCDLAILKIEDEEFFNGIEPLEIADSSPALGSNLLILGYPGGDDNITLENGNVSRFERVRYSFTGLDYRKAIRVNANIVPGYSGGPAIQNGKVSGVTFQVSQSQGNVAYLIPPEVINHFLKDVEDETYHGFPFPGFSFQNGYSSSLKKYLKIPEGLNGILINTVYPDSSFSDLLKPEDFVYKIDEAYLNDEGGIMDPSGVFIGELIENKFIGDPVKIFFYRNGKNYKIEGTLKRVPSLDLYRQQGTGVSFLSGGFLFQPVNRALAGGDSKRLESSLRYHYSYYIQDELYRFTDRDIILSGIYPDPLNSKYSGYRYKILESINDRAPSSLEDFKSLWKKFYGGTISLKFRGVNLPIILDQETIDKINVRIRKRFDAEADE, encoded by the coding sequence ATGAATAAAAAGACATTTCAGAATATTCTACTTTTCTTAAGTATTGTTTTGGGATCTTCGCTCTCCGCTCAAAACGGAAATTCAGCAGATCTCAAAGCACTTCTCGACAGCGTCGTGATCATCCGGAGCGACACATTTTCCGAAAAGGAAGAACAATCCGGTTATTCCGAAAAGTCCATCACCCGGGACGCCGGTACGGGTATGATCATCTCGGGTAACCGGATTCTTACGAACGCACACGTCGTTTCCAACTCGAGTTATCTCAAAGTAAAACATTTCAATTCCAGCAAATTTTATAAGGCGAGCGTTCAACACTTGGGCTTCGACTGCGACCTCGCGATCTTAAAAATCGAAGACGAGGAATTTTTCAACGGAATCGAACCGTTGGAGATCGCGGATTCGTCCCCAGCGCTCGGAAGCAATCTTCTGATTCTTGGTTATCCGGGTGGAGACGACAATATCACATTAGAAAACGGGAATGTTTCCCGATTCGAAAGGGTTCGTTATTCCTTTACTGGTTTGGATTATAGAAAGGCGATCCGTGTCAACGCGAACATCGTTCCTGGATATTCCGGAGGCCCTGCGATCCAAAACGGAAAAGTTTCCGGCGTTACGTTTCAGGTCAGTCAATCCCAAGGAAACGTTGCGTATCTGATTCCTCCCGAGGTAATCAATCATTTTCTAAAGGATGTGGAAGACGAAACATATCACGGATTTCCGTTTCCGGGGTTTAGTTTTCAAAACGGCTATTCTTCCTCCTTAAAAAAATATCTCAAGATTCCGGAAGGTTTGAACGGAATTCTGATCAACACCGTTTATCCGGATTCTTCCTTTTCGGATCTTTTGAAACCGGAGGACTTCGTTTATAAAATCGACGAAGCCTATCTCAACGACGAAGGTGGAATTATGGATCCGAGCGGAGTTTTCATCGGAGAGTTGATCGAAAACAAGTTCATCGGTGATCCGGTGAAGATCTTCTTTTATCGAAACGGAAAGAATTATAAGATCGAAGGTACTCTCAAACGTGTTCCCTCACTCGATCTTTATAGACAACAGGGAACCGGGGTGAGTTTTCTTTCCGGTGGTTTTTTGTTTCAGCCGGTGAACCGCGCACTCGCTGGAGGGGATTCCAAACGTTTGGAAAGTTCCCTTCGTTATCACTACAGTTATTATATTCAGGACGAACTCTATCGATTCACGGACCGGGATATCATCCTTTCGGGAATTTATCCGGATCCGCTGAACTCAAAGTACTCTGGTTATCGTTATAAGATTTTGGAGTCGATCAACGATCGTGCTCCTTCCAGTTTGGAGGATTTCAAATCTCTCTGGAAAAAATTCTACGGCGGAACGATCAGTTTAAAATTTCGAGGGGTGAATCTTCCGATCATCCTCGATCAAGAAACGATCGATAAGATCAATGTTCGTATTAGGAAGCGCTTCGACGCGGAGGCGGACGAATGA
- a CDS encoding oligosaccharide flippase family protein translates to MLKLTGKVKKVSSLVVQFRKSGMFRSSLFVSISKAISSLLNLVFMVYSVNILTKSENGLFQYYAGFLPVLLAIAEFGLPAALVKFLAPVTGDKQKIGVLLSSSMWIKLGALGALALISLIGAVLLRESSIVVALLVLGSFVLSFNSFFESIFICFGNYISLSFWNPLPNLVRLLVLYAADHLSQRALGHLDILAIFTASPMFVLVLFFFVFPRNQLYWSGAKEQVKEMTSTLTSFNGYAFLASIFAMISDRMEIFFLKWYHSQESAAVYGTALQLFSGFVILFSVINSLIYPKLSRLVDSEEFPKFLWKSMLLAVGMAVLLSPGFFLAEWILNLLFRGKYADSIGVFQILYPNYMLQLVFSPLGIALFALGQPRMLAFLALLRLVCGLVLANVLIPEYGPTGAASSYFLGQIVSWLILTGYFLAFFRR, encoded by the coding sequence ATGTTAAAGCTGACAGGGAAGGTGAAAAAAGTTTCGAGCCTCGTGGTTCAATTCCGGAAATCCGGAATGTTCAGGTCTTCCCTCTTTGTAAGTATCTCCAAGGCGATTTCCTCTCTACTCAATCTTGTGTTCATGGTATATTCCGTGAACATACTCACGAAAAGTGAGAACGGACTCTTTCAATACTACGCCGGATTTTTACCCGTACTTCTTGCGATCGCAGAATTCGGACTTCCCGCGGCGCTCGTAAAATTTCTCGCGCCCGTAACCGGAGACAAACAAAAGATCGGAGTTCTTTTGTCCTCTTCGATGTGGATCAAACTGGGAGCGCTCGGAGCTCTGGCGTTGATCAGCCTGATCGGAGCGGTTCTCTTGAGGGAAAGTTCGATCGTAGTCGCGCTCTTGGTCCTGGGAAGTTTTGTCCTTTCATTCAACTCGTTTTTCGAAAGTATCTTTATCTGTTTTGGAAATTACATCTCCTTGTCGTTTTGGAATCCGCTTCCGAATCTGGTGAGACTTCTCGTTTTGTATGCGGCCGATCATCTTTCCCAAAGGGCGCTCGGGCATTTGGATATACTCGCGATATTTACCGCGTCTCCTATGTTCGTCTTGGTTCTATTCTTCTTTGTGTTTCCGAGAAACCAACTCTACTGGAGCGGGGCGAAAGAGCAGGTGAAGGAGATGACATCGACCCTGACTTCGTTCAACGGATACGCGTTCTTGGCGTCCATTTTCGCGATGATTTCGGATCGAATGGAGATCTTTTTTTTGAAGTGGTATCATTCTCAGGAATCTGCGGCCGTGTATGGAACCGCCTTACAGTTGTTCAGCGGGTTCGTGATATTATTTTCTGTGATCAATTCTCTCATTTATCCAAAACTATCCCGGCTCGTTGACTCCGAGGAATTTCCGAAGTTTCTCTGGAAGTCGATGCTCCTCGCGGTCGGGATGGCGGTGTTATTGTCTCCGGGATTTTTTCTCGCGGAGTGGATTCTCAACCTATTGTTCCGAGGAAAATACGCGGATTCGATCGGGGTCTTTCAGATACTCTATCCGAACTATATGTTACAACTCGTCTTTTCTCCGTTAGGAATCGCGTTATTCGCGCTTGGACAACCTCGGATGCTCGCGTTTCTTGCGCTACTAAGATTGGTCTGCGGACTTGTGCTCGCGAACGTATTGATACCCGAGTATGGGCCGACGGGAGCCGCATCCTCTTACTTTTTGGGTCAGATCGTATCCTGGCTCATTCTGACCGGATATTTCCTTGCATTCTTCCGAAGATGA
- a CDS encoding sulfurtransferase, translating into MSSWNFIKTDLNDKDFLIDCRSSAAYQESTLRGAYSFPFIKKAFASDPESQKKMTGPIDEILKLIQKEGATRVIAFDEGMGMFASRMVFLLRAAGYQNVFLYGNRWPSQGVALEKGSKEMELGPGDKPKKLEGVVDKAFLEKNLTRLQIFDTRTQEEYDGKLPRLTAPEPGSLCGRLPGAFLWDWRILYDGQGNLIEKTQFNKKLRSFPFMPERTTVIYDYNGARSSLLALMLREVGYLDVHTYQGSWFEWRRSSLPKQAVSVYGQSGSSAAAPRVGGTDRKSS; encoded by the coding sequence TTGTCCAGCTGGAATTTTATTAAAACTGATCTCAACGATAAAGACTTTTTGATCGATTGCCGTTCGTCTGCGGCGTATCAAGAATCTACTCTGCGAGGAGCGTATAGCTTTCCTTTTATTAAGAAGGCGTTCGCATCGGATCCGGAATCTCAGAAAAAGATGACCGGTCCCATAGACGAAATATTGAAACTCATACAGAAAGAGGGAGCGACCCGAGTCATCGCCTTTGATGAAGGAATGGGGATGTTCGCTTCGAGAATGGTTTTTCTTTTGAGAGCCGCCGGATATCAGAACGTGTTTCTCTATGGAAATCGTTGGCCTTCGCAGGGAGTGGCTCTGGAAAAAGGTTCGAAAGAAATGGAACTCGGACCCGGAGACAAACCGAAAAAGCTCGAAGGAGTCGTGGACAAAGCCTTCTTGGAAAAAAATCTTACTCGTCTTCAGATCTTTGATACAAGAACCCAAGAAGAATACGATGGAAAACTTCCGAGGCTTACTGCGCCCGAACCGGGCTCCTTGTGCGGTCGTCTTCCGGGAGCATTTCTTTGGGATTGGAGAATTCTCTACGACGGTCAAGGGAACTTGATCGAAAAGACTCAGTTCAATAAAAAATTGAGATCCTTTCCGTTTATGCCGGAACGAACCACGGTGATTTATGATTACAACGGCGCGAGATCTTCACTTCTCGCCTTGATGTTGCGCGAAGTCGGTTATCTCGACGTTCATACTTATCAAGGTTCTTGGTTCGAGTGGAGACGATCGAGTCTTCCGAAACAAGCCGTTTCCGTTTATGGACAGAGCGGGTCCAGTGCCGCCGCACCGAGAGTGGGTGGAACCGATCGTAAATCATCTTAG